In the Populus trichocarpa isolate Nisqually-1 chromosome 1, P.trichocarpa_v4.1, whole genome shotgun sequence genome, TGCACCAGAAGCCTAGATTATCATTTAATTAGGAAGTTGGATAAACCTATGGAttcatatcaatttaaaatcattcaaaatatgGAAAGAAAGACAGCCCACAAAGTGCCCTTTTTTGATAAATATGGGGTGTCTCCTTGAAACAAGAAGTTCCAAAGCATCCATTATCTAGACTAAGTTATGAATACACTCCTATTTGAAGCATAGCCCAGGCAAATCAACATGCCCTGGCACCCCAGCATTATACACCGCAAGCATCAAGAAAGATCCATTTCTCAAACAATAGAAAATTATcacaaataacaaaacaattgaATTGAGACATTGCTTGTTCCTCACCTTCTTTTGCCAGTATGTCCATTTTATGCGTGCGAAACTATCAAGGGTTCTTTGGACTCTTGTACGGATTTCTTCTTATAGTGAAGGTATAACATCAACTGTATAATTCCCAAAATGGTACCAATGCCATTTGGAACCTGAAGTTCAAATGAAATCAAACTTGTTAGTGGGTAAACTTAcccaagataatatatatatatatatatatatatatatatatatatatatatatatatataaattcattcatAAACAACTACATAGTTATGAAAACACTCTCATAAATTTATGTTACATAAAGAGGGACATTATTGTTGGAATTTATGGCTTAAACTAAATAATGACGTGGCTTGAATTGATTTGTCgatttaattatgtaaattgAGTTACAATACATTTCTCCACAACCAAGAAAACCCTAAGATTTGGACTTTGGCTTGACAATTGTTTCCTGGTTGGATATGGACTTGTGTAACCTGACTTTGATGTATATATACACACTTATGTATGTTGCATAAATTTTAGAGGGAGGATAGCCGAAACTTCTTGTGGCCATCACCTTTGTTTGTGATTTTGCCATCAACAGAATTAGTGTAGTATTTTCTTGTGAGTGATTTCTTGGATGTAATTGGGTTTTTGGTTAATGAGGTTAAGTGTGTGCTTGATTAATGATTGTAATCCCCAAATATTTGATAGTGAAGTTTTGGAGTAGGCTTTTCCAAACCACATTATATTTGATGtcccttttattttgtgttattgtttggtttgcttAGGTGTTTGCACAATAAGCGGTATCAAAGTCTGGTTGATTGAAGACTTAAGCAAATCaaatgaagatgatgaggaCACAAATTGGCATAACGAAATTTGAGATCAAATTGTTTGATGGGAAAAACAATATCGTTCTTTGGCAAAGCACAATAAAGGATGTTTTAACAACTTAAGGACTTGATATTGTTGTCGAAGAGACTAAACCCGAACAACTGAAGGATGTTGATTGGAACTTAATTTAGAAGAAAGCAGCAAGTTAGATTCAATTGGCTTTGGCTTCAAAGGTTAAGTACAATGTCCTAGGCGAGTCGACACCTAGAGGCATCTGGGAAAAGTTTGAGTATTTATGCTTCCAAGTCATTAactaatcattttcttttaaaattggaTTTATATTCGTTAAGGATAGATGAAGGAATGAGCATGCACAACCATCTTTCAAAATTTAACAGGTTGATGATGCAGGTAGTTAATGTTGGAGAAAAGACTGAGAATGAAGAGCAATCCCTCCTACTACTATCATCTTTGCATGTCATGCAAGTCGTTGGCACAAACAATGAAAGTTGGAAGTACAACTTTGGGTCTAAATGATGTGAGTACAACTTTACCAGAGAATGATAGGTTTTAGGAGTAGAAAATAATGTCAGAGATGATAAGGTGTTGGTTGTCtcgaaaacaaaattatgattatCGTGGTAGAGATATGGAAGAGGAGGTAGACTTGATAGAAGAGCTCTAGATCAAATTCTAGACCTGGAGTCAATTGCAGTAACAGGGAATGTTTTTATTGTCATGGAAAAGGCCATTTTCAATATCATTTTGAGAAGATGAAAGCCGACTCAGAATATTAGAAACTAAACTGCAAGAAGTCTAGAGATGCTGCGATTGCCATGATGGCAATGCTTTCATGGTTAATAAAGGCAAGGAAGTTTGAAAACTccataaattttagattttacatGCTCCTTCCATGTTTGTTCAAAGAAAGAATGGTTAGATAATTATAAAGAATTTGGTGGAGATTCTGTAGTGCTTGTAgatgataatgaaattaaagttgATGGAATTtgtgttgttaaaattaagatgCATGAAGGTACAATGAAGATGTTTGGTGATGTTAGACACGCGCCAAAATTTGAAaggaatttaatttcaattgagAAACTTGATTCACGTGCTTATGCATGCTCGGTTGAAGGTGGCGATATAAAAGTTAGTCATGATGTTTTGGTAGTGACAAAAGGAAAACTTATGCATAATAAATTGTATAAGTTGATAGGTAGTGCAGTTCAAGGTGGAGCATGCAATGAAGTGTGTGGTTAAATATACAAAAAGTAGTGTTTGGTTGCATCCAACAAGAGAGTTAGTTTTGCTTTGATAGATAGTGGAAAAGAAGATTATCGTACAAAACAATTTGCAAGGTACAAGCAAGTGTGTGTGAAGAAGAGTGGAGTTTCATACTTAACAAAAACAAGGTCGAAGTAGAAGATGATTTGTCCCTATTTAAACCAAGGTGGagatttgttaaaattaatggCTTAAATTGAATAATGAGGTGGCTTTAATTGATTGGTTGATTGATTAAGTACAGTTACAATACACTGTTCCATTCCCAAGAAAACCCTCGTATAATTATAAGTTTTGGAATTTGGCTTGATACTTGTTTCCTAGTTGGATATGGACTTGTGTAACCTTGCTTtaattatgtgtgtgtgtgtacacatTTATGCTGCAGAAATTGGTAACTTGTAACAGCCACctttgtttgtgatttttttgtcaaCAGAATTAGTGTGGTATTTGTGTAATCAGGTTTTTTCGGTAGTGAGGTATTTAAGTGTGCTCTTGATTAGTGCTTATAATCCCTAATATTTAATAGTGAAGTTTTGTGGAGTAACTTTGCTGAACcactcctttttattttgtgttatcaGTTAGTTTGCTTGGGTTTTGCACAACAATTATAACTGCTTGTACATTAAATCTGAAGTGTTAAAATATAGAGGGAAAAGGTAAAGGTTGCACGAAAAGAAAATGCATGTGCCAGAGGAAGCTTACATAAATAAAGGCATCGAAATTCAATACTCCATACAGCAAGAAAGAGGTGCTCATCAAGAAAGTGGAAAGGGAGAGATAAAATGGCATGAATTCAACACTCTTTGTTTGGATCACCAAATTCTGGAGATACAAGTAAAAAGGCAATAAGAAATTAAGCAATTTAaggaaatatttaattaaaaggaaataGTTGATTTACTGACAATTATAAACAACGGGGAAGCGAACATTGATATGAGAGAAACAACAGTCAATGACCCAACAGAGATCCACCGTATCATTCGATCATGGATTTGCAAGCTTCCTGCTACTATGATTGCAAATAGGACAAGCACCACTAGCAGCGAAGCTAACATACTAACCTGCCGGCAACAAGTGATAGCAAATGTAAGTGAATGAGCACATAGAACCCATAAAATGTTGATAAGTTCTGCAAATAAAAGGGGATAAatacctttatttttctctcgGCATATATTATAAACAAGATAATGTAGGCTAATTGAAATACAGTGCCGAAAGAATTGACAGTGACAACCAAAAGATTATCAGCAGATATGAGGGGCATGCCGTACCACATGCAGATCAAGCAATTCATTAGTGCATATATATACGGCAACCCCGAGAACTGTTCCGTTGAACGGTTTCTGATGATTCTCCTATATGTTGGTCTGAGATTTTCaacatcaaggaaaaaaaaaatgctagtcAAAGCGATGAATTATATCAATCTCTGTAGTGAAAGAACACTGAGGACAGAAGAACAACTTACATAGGTGATACAAACAGCCCAAAAGCAAAGATATTCCCTGCAACAATCAAGTATTGGTGTCaaagaaaaattctcaaatgaTATTCCAATTCTATTTCATATAGCAAAATACATTTACTTCATACTTCATATCATCTAATTTGACATTTGCTTCGAGTTCCAGAACGGGAATTGCAAGCATCTAAAAGGGGCTGGTACATTGATTAAGCAAAAATAAAGTATCCAATGCACGCATAGAATTTAAGATCACacatatcttctttttttcccttcccttTCTGAACAAACTGTACATGGGTTCCTGTTGCAATCCAAATTGTAAGAAATAAAGATGGAAAGGGGAAATCTGAGGCAGTTACTAACCCCCAAATACAACCATATGAGATATCTTGTTTTTCCGAATCTAATAAATTGATATcgaaaaacagaacaaaaggGCCATTTGCTTTAAACGAGAAACATATGAAAGAAGTAAGAATCGAAAGAAGAGTACCGGCGATTCCTGCTGCATCCTTGCAAGAGGTCCAGACAGGATTATGAACAGAGTCACTCATCaatccttccttccttccttccttccttccttcacTAAACACCAACCAACCTCTCTTTCTTTAACACCAATTAAAACCCAGCCTTAAGCTTTTATCTCAGCCTTACAACCAAAACCCGCCTCCCTCTCTTTTAGATATGAATATAGCAAAGTATTTATCTCTCTAAATTTTTCACGTTTTCGAAATAAAagccagagagagagagagagggtttcTCAACCTCTAGTACATTAAAATTAGTACGACAAATCATGTAAGATTTTTGTTAAATAGGCAGACAGGTCAGAGAGAGGGGACCCTTGCTTTCCTTCAGACAAGGGGGCTGGGGCGAGCTGGCAGGTTCCGGTTGGTGATATCCTCATCAACTTATCATCCTCATCCATATCATGACGACTCATCAGATCAgtcacctttttttcttttttctttttaattcatggATACGGTTTAAAGAATCTGGTAtggtatgtttttttaaaatgtttgttatttaaaatatattaaaataatattttttaaaatttatttttaatattattatattaaaataattttaaaaaataaaaaaaaatatttatttatttatttatgaaacgTTGGTAGGACGGTCGTTTCAAAACAGGAATCGTGCTTGGAAGATTCTTCAGCCAGCAAACCTTACTCCAATAATTAGTTTGAAAAGTTGTTTGATGATTATTGTTTTGCTAGCTGGAATTAGT is a window encoding:
- the LOC7459144 gene encoding bidirectional sugar transporter SWEET2 produces the protein MSDSVHNPVWTSCKDAAGIAGNIFAFGLFVSPIPTYRRIIRNRSTEQFSGLPYIYALMNCLICMWYGMPLISADNLLVVTVNSFGTVFQLAYIILFIIYAERKIKVSMLASLLVVLVLFAIIVAGSLQIHDRMIRWISVGSLTVVSLISMFASPLFIINLVIQTKSVEFMPFYLSLSTFLMSTSFLLYGVLNFDAFIYVPNGIGTILGIIQLMLYLHYKKKSVQESKEPLIVSHA